In Scyliorhinus torazame isolate Kashiwa2021f chromosome 18, sScyTor2.1, whole genome shotgun sequence, the following are encoded in one genomic region:
- the mrps7 gene encoding small ribosomal subunit protein uS7m: protein MAGVLNVSFKMAAGWSWRSQLGPVIRAGGGCLNRRGWIPGPPLIWVMPVRGSRYNPHYLEPELNKEWHRILVTELGPEESAALELRAVRPIKAATINQSSSVFSDPLTSKFINMMMQRGQKLLSRSIMSKTFETIKRKQIESYHKAPESDKDTIECNPHKIFHQALENCMPVIGLTNIQRGGKSYQVPTPLTDNRRRFLAMKWFITECSENRHRRTHMYEKLSQELLAAFNNEGNVIKRKRDLHKMAEANRAYAHYRWW from the exons ATGGCCGGGGTCCTGAATGTCTcattcaagatggcggcgggctgGAGCTGGCGGTCGCAGCTGGGACCTGTGATCAGGGCCGGAGGCGGCTGTCTGAACAGGAGGGGCTGGATACCCGG CCCACCCTTGATATGGGTGATGCCTGTGCGGGGGTCTCGATACAACCCCCATTACTTGGAACCGGAGCTTAACAAGGAGTGGCACCGAATCCTGGTTACTGAGCTTGGGCCAGAGGAAAGTGCAGCACTAGAGCTCAGGGCAGTTCGACCCATTAAAGCAGCAACGATTAACCAGAGCAGCAGTGTCTTCAGTGACCCCTTGACCAG CAAATTCATCAACATGATGATGCAGCGAGGTCAGAAATTACTGTCCCGATCAATCATGAGCAAG ACTTTTGAAACCATTAAACGGAAGCAGATTGAAAGTTACCACAAAGCACCAGAGTCTGATAAGGACACTATTGAGTGTAACCCGCACAAGATTTTCCACCAAGCTTTAGAGAACTGTATGCCGGTCATCGGTTTAACAAACATACAGAGAGGTGGAAAGTCTTATCAG GTTCCAACACCCCTAACCGATAACCGCCGGCGCTTCCTGGCCATGAAATGGTTTATTACAGAATGCAGCGAGAACCGGCACCGGCGCACTCACATGTATGAGAAGTTGTCGCAGGAGCTGCTTGCTGCATTTAATAACGAGGGCAATGTGATCAAGAGGAAACGAGACCTTCACAAAATGGCTGAAGCAAATCGAGCCTATGCACACTACAGGTGGTGGTGA